A stretch of the Capsicum annuum cultivar UCD-10X-F1 chromosome 8, UCD10Xv1.1, whole genome shotgun sequence genome encodes the following:
- the LOC107879444 gene encoding protein PELPK1-like: MAWNYNLSSILLLAFLCFMHEQMITTTIAEFPNAQTWSRIGIPSFSKPSTPTFSKPEIPNFSKPEIPSFSKPAIPSFSQIPSFSKPETPSFSKPEIPSFSKPSTPSFSKPQTPSVSKPSTPGFSMPQIPSFSKPPTPSFSKPSTPRFSMPRIIPSLSKPETPNFSKPQTPSFSSKPELPGVSKPQIPSVQKSEVPKSSKPTLSTSP, translated from the coding sequence ATGGCTTGGAATTACAACTTATCCTCCATCTTATTGCTTGCATTTCTCTGCTTTATGCATGAGCAAATGATAACCACTACAATTGCAGAATTCCCAAATGCTCAAACCTGGTCAAGGATCGGGATTCCTAGTTTCTCAAAGCCCTCGACTCCTACTTTTTCAAAACCAGAGATCCCTAATTTCTCAAAGCCCGAGATTCCTAGTTTCTCAAAACCAGCAATCCCTAGTTTCTCCCAGATACCTAGTTTCTCAAAGCCTGAGACCCCTAGTTTTTCGAAACCTGAGATCCCTAGTTTCTCCAAGCCCTCCACCCCTAGTTTCTCAAAGCCACAAACCCCTAGCGTCTCAAAGCCATCGACCCCTGGTTTTTCCATGCCCCAGATTCCTAGTTTCTCAAAGCCGCCGACACCTAGTTTCTCAAAGCCATCGACTCCTAGGTTCTCCATGCCCCGGATAATCCCTAGTTTGTCAAAGCCCGAGACTCctaatttttcaaaaccccaaactCCTAGTTTCTCATCAAAGCCCGAGCTACCAGGTGTGTCAAAGCCTCAGATCCCAAGTGTGCAAAAGTCAGAAGTTCCAAAATCGTCTAAACCAACATTGTCAACTTCTCCATGA
- the LOC124886463 gene encoding proline-rich extensin-like protein EPR1, whose protein sequence is MAQYYNLSSILLLAFIYLMHDHMITTTTAQSPSFSKPATPSFSKPSTPSFSMPQIPSFSKPQTPSFSKPTTPSFSMPQIPSFLKPSTPSFSKPATPSFSMPSTPSFSKPAAPSFSMPQTPSFSKPTTPSFSMPQTPSFSKPSTPSFSMPQTPSFSKPSTPSFSKPVTPSFSKPSNPSFSKPSTPSFSKPATPSFSMPQTPSFSKPSTPSFSMPQIPSFSKPSTPSFSKPSTPSFSMPQIPSFSKPSTPSFSKPQIPSVQRSEIPTLSKSTSSSSP, encoded by the coding sequence ATGGCCCAATATTACAATTTGTCCTCCATCTTGCTGCTTGCATTCATCTACTTAATGCATGATCACATGATAACTACTACAACTGCACAATCTCCCAGTTTCTCAAAGCCCGCAACCCCTAGTTTCTCAAAGCCATCGACCCCCAGTTTCTCCATGCCCCAGATTCCTAGTTTCTCAAAGCCACAAACCCCTAGTTTCTCAAAGCCAACGACCCCTAGTTTCTCCATGCCTCAAATTCCTAGTTTCTTAAAGCCGTCGACCCCTAGTTTCTCAAAGCCGGCAACCCCTAGTTTCTCCATGCCCTCAACCCCTAGTTTCTCAAAGCCAGCGGCCCCTAGTTTCTCCATGCCCCAGACTCCTAGTTTCTCAAAGCCGACGACCCCTAGTTTCTCCATGCCCCAGACTCCTAGTTTCTCAAAGCCGTCGACCCCTAGTTTCTCCATGCCCCAGACCCCCAGTTTCTCAAAGCCATCGACGCCTAGTTTCTCAAAGCCAGTGACTCCTAGTTTCTCAAAGCCATCGAATCCTAGTTTCTCAAAGCCATCGACACCTAGTTTCTCAAAACCAGCGACCCCTAGTTTCTCCATGCCCCAGACTCCTAGTTTCTCAAAGCCATCGACCCCTAGTTTCTCCATGCCCCAGATCCCGAGTTTTTCAAAGCCATCGACACCTAGTTTCTCAAAGCCATCGACCCCTAGTTTCTCCATGCCCCAAATTCCTAGTTTCTCAAAGCCCTCTACTCCTAGTTTCTCAAAGCCCCAGATCCCAAGTGTGCAAAGATCAGAAATTCCAACACTGTCTAAATCAACATCGTCATCTTCTCCATGA